A segment of the Candidatus Izimaplasma bacterium HR1 genome:
TACTGTTTAATAACACTTTCCATAGTTCTCCCACGTGATTCCATATCACGAATTAAACGTCTTATGAATCTTAAATCATCATCGGCTTCAACGAATAACTTAATATCACATAAGTCTCTTATTCTATCATCTTCTAGAATAAGAATTCCTTCTAATATGATGATTTCTGTTGGTTTGATTACTTCTGTTTTATTACTTCTTGTATGATTTTCAAAATCATATAAAGGTTTAACAATATCATTACCTCTAACCAATTTTAAAATATGTTTAAACATTAAATCATTATCTAAACTGAACGGGTGATCATAATTTGCTTTAACACGTTCCTCCATAGACATTTCTGATTGGTCTTTGTAGTAATCGTCATGCTTAATAACAGTTACATTTTCTTTTTCAAAACTAGCAACAATTTTATCA
Coding sequences within it:
- the udk_3 gene encoding Uridine kinase; this encodes MKKPVIIAVAGGSASGKTTVTDKIVASFEKENVTVIKHDDYYKDQSEMSMEERVKANYDHPFSLDNDLMFKHILKLVRGNDIVKPLYDFENHTRSNKTEVIKPTEIIILEGILILEDDRIRDLCDIKLFVEADDDLRFIRRLIRDMESRGRTMESVIKQYLNTVKPMHFAFVKPTKRYADVIIPNDKHHDVAVDLIITKIKSIISNENIV